A genomic region of Thunnus maccoyii chromosome 13, fThuMac1.1, whole genome shotgun sequence contains the following coding sequences:
- the LOC121910484 gene encoding wiskott-Aldrich syndrome protein family member 3-like: MPLVKRNIEPRHLCHSAVPDGIGNELECVTNNTLSAIIRQLSSLSKHAENVFGELFNEANTFYVRANCLQDRIDRLADKVTQLDSSVEEVSLQDINMRKAFKSSTIQDQQVLSKGSTPNSVSEMYNSSDRPPPLSTLTAYREDSTDAMKYYSDPSYFFDLWKEKMLQDTEDKRKERRRQREQKRCVESSTLQREVKKVRKARNRRQEWNMMAFDKELRPDHRHPQTLRRGASSEGSLSPDGRPELPDYPIPPVPAHAACNYAKSHDYVPGNANPSPPVEHEYHSIDVNYKRVTYSVAEPHAADRMNSSIRPPADYNSVPPPPAPGPAIPSAQTAFGYPLGALPPTPHNGVLHVGPGYPLPPVPPLGPRTVPPPPGPPPPPLPPPAAPSYLSGHSEGSRAETKTVRDARSDLLSAIRMGIQLKKVQEQQEQQSKREPVGNDVATILSRRIAVEYSDSEDDSELDENEWSD, from the exons ATGCCTCTGGTCAAGAGAAACATTGAGCCTCGGCACCTGTGCCACAGTGCCGTACCTGATGGAATTGGCAATGAGCTGGAATGTGTAACCAACAACACGCTGTCCGCCATCATCCGCCAGCTCAGTAGTCTGA GTAAAcatgcagaaaatgtttttggagAACTTTTTAATGAAGCCAACACCTTTTATGTGCGTGCAAACTGTCTCCAGGACCGTATCGATCGTTTGGCCGACAAGGTCACCCAGCTGGACTCCAGTGTGGAGGAGG TCTCTCTTCAGGACATAAACATGAGGAAAGCATTTAAAAGCTCTACCATCCAGGACCAGCAGGTTTTGTCTAAGGGCAGCACTCCAAACTCTGTGTCTGAGATGTACAACAGCAGCGACAGGCCTCCTCCTCTCAGCACCCTCACTGCCTACAG AGAGGATTCCACTGATGCGATGAAATACTACTCAGACCCGTCATACTTTTTTGACTTGTGGAAGGAGAAAATGCTTCAGGACACAGAGgacaagaggaaagagaggaggaggcaaAGG GAACAGAAGCGATGTGTGGAAAGTAGCACCCTTCAGCGCGAAGTGAAGAAGGTGAGAAAGGCTCGAAACCGCAGACAAGAGTGGAACATGATGGCGTTCGATAAAGAGCTTCGTCCAGATCACCGCCATCCACAGACACTGCGGCGAGGGGCATCGTCTGAGGGCTCGCTGTCCCCTGACGGCAG GCCCGAACTCCCAGACTACCCCATCCCTCCAGTGCCTGCCCACGCTGCTTGTAACTATGCCAAGTCTCATGATTACGTGCCTGGGAACGCAAACCCCTCACCACCTGTGGAGCATGAATACCACAGCATTGATGTCAACTACAAGAGAGTAACCTACTCCGTAGCAGAGCCTCACGCTGCAGACCGAATGAACAGTTCAATACGTCCACCTGCAgattataa ctctgtccctcctcctcctgccccgGGTCCAGCCATTCCATCGGCACAGACGGCCTTTGGTTATCCTCTGGGTGCACTACCACCAACGCCTCATAATGGAGTTTTGCATGTGGGCCCAGGTTACCCGCTCCCACCTGTACCTCCTCTGGGGCCTCGCACGGTTCCTCCTCCCCCAGGtcccccacctccacctctccctcccccAGCTGCACCCTCGTACCTATCAGGACACAGTGaaggcagcagagcagagactAAAACTGTGAGAGATGCGAGAAGTGATCTGCTGTCTGCCATCCGCATGG GTATCCAGCTGAAGAAAGTCCAAGAGCAGCAAGAGCAGCAGAGCAAGCGCGAGCCGGTGGGGAATGACGTGGCCACCATCTTGTCCCGGCGTATTGCGGTGGAGTACAGTGACTCTGAGGACGACTCTGAGCTGGATGAAAATGAGTGGTCAGACTGA